The genomic region aaTCCCTGTACTAGTCAATCATTATTATTCCTAATCATAGGAAAAGGAAGCAATGCAATGTCAACCAACTATACTAAATAAAGGCAAATGAAACGAAAGGATGGAAAATGGTAAGAAAAGGACTGGGGTAGGATAGGAAGGCCAGCAATGATATAACAGTTActtcctcaaccataggcctggtggaatagctcagtcttgcaggccctgaagaaTTGAGCTAAATCCTCAGAACATGGATCACAGTTGATAGAGAGTTCTACAAAGCCAGGGCCAGGTTAAGGATAGCTGGATACTTCTAAGGCCAGGGACCATCAGCAGATTAATTtctttacttttatttaatttccaccccacccttcctcagCCAAGGTGTAATGCACTCCGGGAGTTATTTAAACCCTTGggggggccctttccccacttaccttaagccccgcgctactctcctaaagtagcacggggtccagctgcactccccacttcaggggcggcgagaatgcagccgccccgatgctgcctctctcgcgccccctcagcgcgcgtaattcctggcgccttttcaaatggcgccttttgatgaccctgcgcagagcacggggtcgtggggaagcctgggcgcgcacCAGTAATtgcacgcgctgggaattgcgtgcagcaaccctccaacaagggtaagtggggaaagggccggggAGTCATTTTTGGTTTCAAAGTAGGCTAccatcaatatactgatgacacccagctctgtaTTTCTCTATCCAAATCACCTGGTGATCCTGAATAAGTCCTGACATGATGACTTGCTCATGAGGTTAAATAGCTATGGGGGAACAAGTTGAAACTGAAACCTAACAAGACAGAGATAATGTCTGTTGGCAAGATTACGGTCCATTCCaggcagcacaaaaaagatgtctggggggcatcttaaaaaaaaaggtgactgcctctttttacTCCGCACGCCCAAAATAAGACGTTCAGGGGGCGTCTTAAAAAGAAACAGtgtctgggtgctttccagacagcaaaggcttcAGAGGGGAAAAAGATTCCCacttgaccattttgctctctggtcagtttcatcctccattggcaacatttccaacattttgtgtgctgattTAAGGGATTATTCCTGCCTCCCATTTGCTGAAGGGTGCCCCAGTAcgtttgctctgcaagctccgatcctgggcaccttttcagcctggaaagtacatagttgttctcagctggtcctgctgattccagcaatatatagtttccctattaTTTTTTTCAAGGCGCTATCTtggaagatacacagacacacatatcaGAACGTTAGCTGCTTGTTTTGTAAACGTCAGACATTTTAATTTCTTCTATGTGGCATggaccactgctgtgttcagatttctgagttgggacatgttctgtaatgtgatggtgactttgaaatgacctcaTGCAAGAAAtaattgtttgatcatggtgggggagggagggaggggcgtaaacctcagattttgccccgggcgccatttttcctagctacacctctgccttaggAGCAGGctcccttttctcctggcaagactagggttgaatccccactaccgtcttagccaggtttcagaacacaaactaactaggtttgagggacgacctccccattgcttgtgtggcagattccgtttctggtgctcgttctccccgttaatccgtgttccgacaggacctggttgcaagtggcatagaccccattaacacagttaaGAGCTGAtgcgaggggagggatgagggttgaaaccctgactcgtttcccgccctggagcgtGTTGCAGatttcgggcaaccaatcagcgcttcaatgtgcatgcagcctttccttggtttcgtttccgcttttgcaattggccagcagaaggggatgcaaacgttaaacagtcaaacgtgtaactttaaatcgttaatggtttacacagggaacaattaactgtttgcacagttaaacagttaaacttttacacactgggtttttttgatcacacccctacaacgtatgtttctgcagtgggaaaaggtcccaccccgtcaaggcatgccagccaatcaggggagacctgcaaagcgagctagcctggtagtggggattgctaagagtcctgcaaccgggtgtgtctgctgtgtgctcactgtggtggggagggaggaactccgatgaagaggacacagtttcacaatgaacaggtttggatctgcatgcaaatttcaagtggggattcgacctaggttGGGCAGCTCTGAACTAGGGTGTTTCAGTGCAGCTCTTCAGGAGTTCAGCGGTGGCCActcctgttccttcctctctccagtcactgctgctctgaaggatTGCTCAGCTTTTTCCAGGTACTGCCATTCTCATGGAAGATAGTGGAGTTCTTCCAGCTAACAAATCCAGCTTTCTGGTCTATCGTCTTTCAGCTCCGAAACTTGTAAAACAGCTTTGCCCTTCAAGGAAGACTGTCTTCAGCCCTTTCAGTCAACCATCTCTTGCTCTTTTAGCTAACCCAGTCCTGCtttatgccaccttttaatgtaatggtgatcatttcaacagcatatccatgagcctttgctaaatatgcaaattaccacaAGCCTGTACACATATCAACTATCTGTTAGTCTGTTCTGGCCTAAAGTCTATCAAAACATTTGTGATTTACTAATCAGATGTAGGCCTAAAATTCTGTGCTTTTCAGTATATATTTACTTGTACTGTTGGTTACTatgggaagctgccctgagcccaggaAAATGTAGGGTATACCTCagagctaaagaagaagaagaagagtttggatttatatcctccctttctctcctgcaggagactcaaaggggcttacaatctccttgcccttcccccctcacaacaaacaccctgtgaggttggtggggctgtgactagcccaagaaactgtgactagcccaaggtcacccagctggcgtgtgtgggagtgtacaggctaatctgaattccccagataagcctccacagctcaggcggcggagctgggaatcaaacccggttcctccagattagatacacgagctcttaacctcctacgccactgctaaggaGGAAGAAATGAGAGCTGAGACAACTAGAGCAAGTTTGTTGAAAGTTTCATGACAAAGCTACAGGAACATGTTATAGGACACTTATAAAAGCCTAcgagatggcagtgaaggccacAAAGAAACCTCTGCCTGACTGAGAGTTCCCTACACTGAGCAGCAGGAGAACATTTTTATTCATTATTTGATTACCAAAGTGGGAGAACACAAAGTGAAATAAtaggaaacatcaacacatttACGCTACTTTTTTATTATAACAAATAATGAAAGGGCTGCTCAGTAATAGCATAAACTGAGAGATGGAATTTTTGAGAGAAATCACCTCAGGACACAGGTGGGCAGAGGGAATGCTCCATAGGCATTTTTGCAAGTTGATAGGCTCAATTATTTAGGGTGATTAGGTCCTTAACAACCCTCACTGAGGAGTCCTCAAATGATAGAAATTCAGCCactagctgtgaggcatttgcaagcttttttgcagatcAAATTTTGTTGCTCAATTGTCACCTCCCAGTCAATTCTGATGCAGCTAAAGAACTGGAGgacccttggccatcttctggtccaATTCTGGACCATTTCAATCAACTGTCTCAGGCCGATGTGGATAGGATActggcagcattaaaaaaagccTGTGACCTGCCCTCTGGAGCCATGTTGGTCATGGCTGGTGAAAGCAAGCCATGACAGCATGTGGGCTCCACTGAGACATTAAAAGTTGTCCTTGgattgctgccacaggaggtggtgatggtcactcacctggatagctttaaaaggggcttggacagatttatggaggagaagtcgatctatggctaccaatcttgaacctctttgatctgagattgcaaatgccttaacagcccaggtgctcgggagcaacagccgcagaaggccattgctctcacctcctgtatgtgagctccccaaggcacctggtgggccactgcgagtagcagagagctggactagatggactctggtctgatccagctggcttgttcttatgttcttatgttcttacgattCAGCGGCTTTTCCAGTGGAGCTGAAGAAGGTGGTGGTACATGCACTCTTGAAGAAACCACCACTAGACCCTTTGAATCAAGTAAACTACCaccaatttcatatttgttcttTCTGGGTCAGGTGATTGAGAAAGCAGTGGCAAAGCAGATCCAGATGTTCCTAAATGATTCGTGAgcattcagtcattttagcttctgacCTGGTCGTGGGATGGAAATGATATGGGTCACTTTCACAAATGACCTCAAGTGACAGCTGGATCAAAGCAGGCCAGCAGTGCTGATTCTTGATCTGTCGGTAGTTTTTGAGCCAATTGATGATGATTTAGTGACAGACCACCTTGCTGATGCCAGAAGGGGAACAGCCTAGCAATGGCTGGGCTTCTTTTTGTGGGGTCAGGGACTGAGGGTAGAATTGGGAGAGAGAACCTCCTTTTGCCATCCACTTGTATATGGGATTCCCCAAATTCTTTCCCCagtgcttattattattattattattattattattattattattattattattattattattattattattattattattattattattattattatacacataacaacacagcacaagtgtctggaattcatctctgaatatcgagtccttcccaagaatgtgtgcagttcctagaagtgctgctttctgcagcaggtggactgatgttctgtcccaGTATCAGCATTCACGATGTTATCacgatttcttgggattcctcctagagcaccgacgaCTAGTGGGATGACtgctgttcttttctgccacaatcgttcaacttcaatttgtaggtccttgtgttttgtgatcttttccagctctttgtcctctaccctgctgtcaactggcacagcaacatctatgatccaaacatgttttttctctatcactgttatgtctggggtgttgtgtgccaggtgtctgtctgtttgtattctaaagtcccagagtattttgcttcttcattttctgtggtcttctctggcttgtgctcgtaccaggtcttgctacagggcaggccattACTTTTgcaaaaggttccagtgcaccattgctgctagcctatggtgacgttcaagatagtcagtttgggctattttcttacaacagcagatgatgtgctccacaggttcatcaccctctttgcataGGCGGCACTTTGGGTTCTTGTTAGttttttcgattcgtgtctttattgcatttgtccgtaatgcttgctcctgggcagcaaaaatcaggccttcaggtttttttctttagagttccccttctgagccactcccatgttttcttgctgtcgaccttcccttcaatgttcttaaagtgctgcccatggagtggcttgtttagccactgctcctttcgtgttttaaactgttggactctatactcttttgattctttggctttcagcatctcagccttgtggacttctttcaatgctggctcttgactttcttggatgtattctttcaggcctcttttctcttcctctactgattgcttgatgtggagcagtcctcttcctccttctgaccttgctaggtggagtctgtctacatcacttcttggatgcagtgctcgattgatggtcataattttccttgtttttctgtccaggatgtccaattcggcttgtgtccagttaattatgccagcagtgtagcgtactattTTCagcaagtattaattgcctttattgtatttcctccatttaactttgatttcaaaatttttcttacccttctaagatattccttcctaattgcgcctttgacttctgcatgcttgattttctctgcttgcagtatccccaagtatttgtagctttcattcactggtaagctctttatttctatgtcatttggcatattcacaccttcgcatgttgcaagtttacctttactattattattattattattattattattattattattattattattattattattattattattattattattatttaatttaattattatttatttgatttaatatattgCCCCAttcttgaagggctctgggcagtgtacaacataaaacagaatatataaaatcatcataaatacaatttccataaatacacttaaaaacagcagttgctTCCAAAGATAGGCGACTCACGAAAAACCTTatttaaacttaaacttaaacttaaccctcctagaaagaaggagaggggggaggtaatgggtcctgatgacattAGGGACCCATGGAATagagggggggcacactcagcggctggtctcaccaaaggcccggtggaacaactcagtcttacaggccctgcagaaatcgccaaggtcccacagggcccggacagatggagggagagtgttccacccggcaggggccagagctgtgaaggccctggcccgagtggaggccagctgcatcattgcaCCTTctagcccctccctctcccttgcatgccacccctcactcactcactcactcactcactcactcactcactcactcactcactcactcactcactcccctccccattctcattccccttcccttgcatgccacctctccccctccctcccctcctccttcctccactagagtggatgggccatgtccagctgccggggcccctctccctcccttccctccctcccttgcatgccaccactccctccccctccctctccctctccctcccctctcttgcatgccaccccctcccctccctccgctagggtggatgggccatatccagatgctgggccccctccccttccttcccctgcctGCAAGTCCCTGAGTTTCAACCTGAGTTGTAATCAATATACTGATAACAATCAGTTATACCTGTTAATGAATGGCTGATAAATTATTGGTAAAGAATTGTGTTTTGGGTGAAGGAATCAAAGAGACTGCCTAGTGAAGCACCAGAACCTCGTCGATTATTTTTTCTCAGATGTATATTAAGCTTTTTTTGTCTCTGGGAACAAACAGGCGAAAACACCAGCCTGCAGTCAATGCTaaggactagaacaggggtagggaacctgcggctctccagatgttcaggaactacaaatcccatcagcctctgtcagcatggccaattggccatgctggtagaaactgatggcTACAGACTAGAAGAGTTTTAATTTattctccatctttctctcctctaagaagtctcaaagccgtttacaaactccttccctttcactccccatagcagacaccttatgaggtaggtggggctgagagtttagagagaactgtgactagcccaaggtcacctagcagacttcatgtggaggacggggaaaacaaatccagttcaccaaattggagcttgctgctcatgtggaagaatatGGAGTCAAAATCAGTTATTCATTGAGGGTCCGCCACTTTTAAAAAGTAGGAAAATAGCTCCTGTGGGGGAATGCTTGTTCATACAGACTATAACAAGGATCTCTTCTGGATAGCAATCAGGATTGCAACCCAGCAAATAGTCATTTGGAATATATGTAACACTTTACTCAAGGTGTTCTTTGCAGAAGAAGGTTGatcatgtccagtggtgggatccaaaaattttagtaacaggttcccttgatggtgggattcaaacagtggcgtagtgccaatggggaattgggcgacaggggcatggctgggcattccgggggcggggcattaataatttctctgttactgtaaaaaactcttactgtaaaaaaaagttcccaatttccagctggtatctttctgtccataatttaaacccattctagcaagtcctatcgtctactgccaacagaaacaactacttctcctctaattgactgcctgtcaaatacttaatactttcaaatacttaattttgtttctggaaatcaaaagaaggatactttccttaaacaaggaacttttccatatttctaaaacatgtttttaaaacagcccaacagggagaattatcctggtttctacctttgctaaccagccacataggaaacaacaggactttatgatttttggacctaatggaatttctaacggaaaagcagacccaattagtaaccccctctcggcacacacaaataattagtaacccactctcaggaactggtgagaacctgctggatcccacctctgatcatgtCTACTCGGAATTCTGCTTGCAGGCCGCTCCTATGATGGCATCTGCCATAGGATTTCTCCTCTTGGTACTGTAAACACAACCAGTAGCCTTCCCCTTCTATCAGGCTTCCACTGAAGACACTGATTTCCTTTCATCAATCAGAGACAGAGAAGATATGTTTTCCCATCttagtatttctttttaaaaaatcagacttgGATAGCCAGAGAAACACCCAGACACAATTATAATGCCGAGAAAGCTTTTAATTGGAGAACAGAAAGGCAACTGCAAGAAACAAGCAACGTCAGACTTCAAACCAAATTAGACAACATATAAAACTAGAGGACGTTTGCATTGTCAAGGTGTCCTGcagaaaagtaaaaaataaaaagaaccgCTAGGAACTCATGGACTTGCAGGCAGGTAGTGTCCATTATAAAAAACTAGGAATTGAAGACAGTGTGGTGTGAGCAAAGGCAAGCACAAGACTGATTTGGAGAAATGGTGAGCTCACAGTAATAACCATAGGAAATCTTCAGTGTTCACcatttttggggagaggggaatcaGCTGGAGAGTTCTTGGGTATTTGTCACCATTTAACATCTCACGGGAAGTCCACGCCAGCATTTAGCAGGGACCGTCGATGCTGCTGCAGCTGTACCTTCGAGAGCGAGGGTAGCACACTCCAGAACCGTAGCTGCAAGGGTCATAACAGATGCTGCCACGCCTGGATCCATACCCCCATCCGTAACGCTGGCCGTAACCATAGCCCCCATAATATTGTGGTGGGAAGCAACCACGGCCATACCCATAACCGCCGTAATTAATTGGTGGGTAGCAGCCACGGCCGTAACCACCCCAGTAGGTCTGGGGGTAGTAGCTACGGCCATAAGATGGGTAATAGCAGCTGCGTTGGCCAGAACCTCCATAGCAGCTGCCCGAAGAGAAACTTCCACGGCGGCATGGGTCCCAGGAATTCTGGTGTCTGTAGAGGCTCATATTGTTTATGGTTGACTTATATCTGAATTGAACAACATGGGAAAAATATAAGGGGCAGTGGATTAGAACATCACACATAACTAATGTAGGAACATCACTTAAAAAATTTGATGTTATTTTATTGACTTCTGCAG from Sphaerodactylus townsendi isolate TG3544 linkage group LG01, MPM_Stown_v2.3, whole genome shotgun sequence harbors:
- the LOC125439513 gene encoding prisilkin-39-like; amino-acid sequence: MSLYRHQNSWDPCRRGSFSSGSCYGGSGQRSCYYPSYGRSYYPQTYWGGYGRGCYPPINYGGYGYGRGCFPPQYYGGYGYGQRYGWGYGSRRGSICYDPCSYGSGVCYPRSRRYSCSSIDGPC